In the genome of Hydrogenophaga sp. PBL-H3, the window ACCGAATTCCACCGCTGACGAAATACAGCATGAAATGCTCGGGCGGCGTGGGTTGAGCGGCCTTGGCCTCTGAAAAATCGGCGTCGAATTTCGCGCCGGCGAGTTCGGCTTTCACTTCATTGCCATCGGTTCCGGCCACCTGCCCGGCGCGCGTCAACACCTGGCTGCCCTTTTGACCGCTCACGATGACCTGCCCCACAGCGCCGTCCAGATCGGGCACCAGCACAACGTAAGAACGCGGAATACTGGGGGCGCAAGCTGACAGGAGCAGCAGTGCACCTACAAGGCCAGCGACCACCAGGCAACGAAGTTTTTGCATGCCAAACATCGCGATCACTCCCATGTTTCAAAACCCGATTGATGCCGAAAATCCAGGATCAAATGCCAAGCCGAATCCTGCCATTTCGTCCACGCCAATGCGACATGAATTTCGCAGGTGCGATGGTAGTATGCGCGCTGATCAATTTCCGCGGGAGTCGGGTCCCGTCGGGTCACAGTGCCGCATTTTCGCGTGTGTGGCATCACCACATTTGAGGGCGACATGACTTCAGACGACACCGAAATTCAACGGCGCCGGAACGCATTGGCGAGCTATCTTGGCGACAACTTCCCGGGCATTGACCAAGAGACGCTGCAAGACATTCAGAACAACGTTCAATGGGTGGAGTTGCGCGCCGGAGAAGTGCTGATGGAGCAAGGTGCACCGGCGGATGCCGCCTACCTGACCATCAGCGGTCGGCTGCGCGTCTACGTCAAGACCGACGACAACGCGCCTCGCATGGTTCGTGAGCTGGGGCGCGGAGAGATCACCGGGGAAATCAGCCTGTACACCGATGCAACACGATCCGCGACGGTGGTGGCCATCCGCAGGACCGTGGTGGTGCGACTGGACAAGCCGCACTTCACCGCGCTGGTGGCGCGCAATCCCAAAGTGTCCATGGCGCTGACGAAAAAGATCATCGAGCGCCTGCAAACCCAACACGATCAGCGCCCACTGCCGCCGCCCGTCACGGTGACGCTTCTCCCGATCACCGGGGGCGTGGAGGCTGCTGCCCTGGCGCAGCGCCTCATGCAGGCATTGGAACCGTTCGGCCGGGTCTGCCGGGTGGATTCGACCACCATGACAGCTGGCGTGGCCTCCGAAGTTCTGGAAGACCTGGAGGCCGAGCACGACTTCGTTCTGATGGTGGCGGACACCGAGGCGAACGAATGGACCGAGCTGTGCATCAGCCTGAGCGATGAGGTGCTGTTGCTGGCAGATGCGACGCAGCCCGCCGCCATCCACCCGGTGGAGCAGGCCTGCATGGTCGACACGCCGCATCGCAACGAGGTGGCGGAAACGCTGGTGCTGTTGCACCCGGCGAGCACGCAGTCGCCCCTCGGCATGCGCCAGTGGGTTGAAC includes:
- a CDS encoding OmpA family protein is translated as MGVIAMFGMQKLRCLVVAGLVGALLLLSACAPSIPRSYVVLVPDLDGAVGQVIVSGQKGSQVLTRAGQVAGTDGNEVKAELAGAKFDADFSEAKAAQPTPPEHFMLYFVSGGIRLTDESEIQFADLLNRWRTRGAKAIVEVVVIGHTDTVGSAENNLALSAQRAKAVADRLQASGLKLSALTLESHGEKNPLIPTRNGVPEPRNRRVQVTIR